The following are encoded together in the Candidatus Methylomirabilis oxygeniifera genome:
- a CDS encoding Periplasmic sensor signal transduction histidine kinase precursor yields MKGLFDNLGLRAKLLLMMFSLLLLTFASLFALYWHAELALIEQVEKHTMDLSTAIQISVERLTSQERTDEARLQDYVNRLQRKGVNEISIVSNEEEVIASSNPKRVGAMIDPSHRDLFITARLGDTLKTEHGQKNYNLIVPIVVGNQRMGYALISMVLDDFAQISQLNFIKRLIATVLVFGLGMAASLVLSWKYTRPIDQVVQAARRVAQGDLRDTLPVEGHDEIGELTASFNDMVQKLRANKELEQRLHQAERLSSIGQLASGIAHEIRNPLNFINLSIDHLQSRFSPADPGSREEFTYLVSWVKSEIHRLNTMITNFLTYGKPLKLQPRPSDLTSLLHDVVKMVSGKAEEQGIEIDCGSLEALPILSVDGEQIRTCFVNVLVNALQAMPQGGKLAIATRLVNETDSSGGPSPLAASRRWIEVSFQDTGHGIATADLPRVFEPYFTTKEVGIGLGLALTKKIVEEHGGTIALESIPNRGTTVSIRLPVEEQV; encoded by the coding sequence GTGAAAGGGTTGTTCGATAATCTTGGGCTGAGGGCGAAACTGCTCCTGATGATGTTCTCCCTCCTGCTGCTGACGTTCGCCTCGCTGTTCGCGTTGTATTGGCACGCAGAGCTGGCGCTGATCGAGCAGGTGGAGAAACACACGATGGATCTGTCCACCGCGATTCAGATCAGCGTCGAGCGCCTCACCTCCCAGGAGCGGACCGATGAGGCGCGTCTCCAGGACTATGTCAACCGCCTGCAACGAAAAGGCGTGAATGAGATCTCTATCGTCAGCAATGAGGAGGAGGTCATCGCCAGCAGCAACCCGAAGAGAGTGGGCGCGATGATTGACCCAAGCCACCGGGATCTGTTCATTACGGCCAGGCTGGGAGACACCCTGAAAACCGAGCACGGGCAAAAGAACTATAATCTGATTGTACCGATCGTAGTCGGGAATCAGCGGATGGGTTACGCCCTGATCAGCATGGTGTTGGACGATTTCGCCCAGATCTCGCAACTGAACTTCATCAAGCGTCTGATTGCCACCGTACTGGTCTTTGGCCTTGGGATGGCCGCCTCCCTCGTTCTGTCATGGAAATACACTAGACCGATCGATCAGGTGGTCCAGGCGGCGCGTCGAGTGGCCCAGGGTGATCTCCGGGATACCTTACCGGTCGAGGGGCACGATGAGATCGGTGAGCTGACCGCGAGTTTCAACGATATGGTGCAAAAGCTGCGGGCAAACAAGGAGTTGGAGCAACGCCTACACCAGGCTGAGCGCCTCTCCAGCATCGGCCAGTTGGCCTCGGGCATTGCGCACGAAATCCGCAATCCGTTGAACTTCATCAACCTGAGCATCGATCATCTGCAAAGCCGGTTTTCACCCGCCGATCCCGGCTCGCGCGAGGAGTTCACCTATCTGGTCTCGTGGGTGAAAAGCGAGATCCACCGCCTGAATACGATGATTACCAATTTCCTGACCTACGGGAAGCCGCTCAAGCTTCAGCCGCGCCCATCCGATCTGACCTCGCTGCTCCATGATGTGGTGAAGATGGTCAGCGGTAAGGCCGAAGAACAGGGGATCGAAATCGATTGCGGCTCCCTGGAAGCATTGCCGATACTGTCGGTAGATGGGGAGCAGATCAGGACCTGTTTCGTCAACGTCCTGGTGAATGCTCTCCAGGCTATGCCTCAGGGGGGGAAGCTGGCGATCGCAACCAGGCTGGTGAACGAGACCGATTCGTCCGGGGGTCCATCGCCACTCGCCGCGAGCAGGCGCTGGATCGAGGTCAGTTTTCAGGATACCGGGCATGGGATCGCCACGGCAGACCTGCCGAGGGTGTTCGAGCCGTACTTTACGACCAAGGAGGTCGGGATCGGATTGGGATTGGCCCTGACGAAGAAGATTGTGGAAGAGCATGGAGGGACGATTGCGTTGGAGAGTATTCCAAACCGGGGCACTACGGTGAGCATCCGGCTACCGGTGGAGGAGCAGGTCTGA
- the atoC gene encoding Acetoacetate metabolism regulatory protein atoC (Ornithine/arginine decarboxylase inhibitor) (Ornithine decarboxylase antizyme) → MREGRILVVDDEGPQREILRTILSAEGYSVETAPGGTEALRRCQEKSYDLVLTDLRMPGTDGLSLVERLIRDDPPTLVVLMTAYGSLDSAEQALKKGAFDYLTKPLEREELLLTVKRAFERIQLSRENRLLRQQAEERFRIEGIVGSHFRMQEVFEKIQKVSNSNTTVLLIGESGTGKELIARTIHRQSPRKDRPFIAVNCAAIPESLLESEIFGHERGAFTGAVDRRAGCFELANGGTIFLDEVVEMQLPTQPKFLRVLQGETFRRLGGKSEIDVDVRVIAATNRDPVEAVKDGLLREDLFYRLNVVSIGIPPLRERSTDIPQLVDYFIIKHGGSAGKPIRGISNGAMRLLMNYHWPGNVRQLEAVIERASLLSEGPEIQHYDLPIEVRFFDLPVLSASSSIPGSKFAIEIPEQGIHFEALERDLILQAMEKSDWVITKAARLLGLSYRTLQYRLEKFQIKRDTKAASITSESGFTEQGEQRKGGM, encoded by the coding sequence ATGCGTGAGGGACGGATCCTGGTAGTCGACGACGAGGGTCCCCAGCGAGAGATCCTTCGGACCATCCTATCGGCTGAAGGCTATTCGGTTGAAACGGCACCGGGAGGGACGGAGGCCTTACGGCGCTGCCAGGAGAAATCGTATGACCTGGTGCTGACCGATCTTCGAATGCCGGGAACCGACGGCCTCTCCCTTGTGGAGCGGCTGATCCGAGACGACCCCCCCACCCTAGTCGTTCTGATGACCGCCTACGGCTCGCTGGATTCGGCCGAGCAGGCGTTGAAAAAGGGGGCCTTCGATTATCTGACCAAACCGCTGGAGCGGGAGGAGCTGCTCCTGACGGTAAAAAGGGCCTTCGAGCGCATCCAGTTGAGCCGGGAGAATCGGTTGTTGCGACAGCAGGCAGAGGAGCGTTTTCGCATCGAAGGGATCGTGGGCAGCCATTTCCGGATGCAGGAGGTCTTTGAGAAGATCCAAAAGGTCTCAAACAGCAACACGACCGTGCTCCTCATAGGAGAGAGCGGGACCGGGAAAGAACTGATCGCCAGAACCATCCATCGACAGAGTCCACGCAAAGATCGCCCGTTTATTGCCGTCAACTGCGCGGCCATCCCTGAGAGTCTGCTGGAAAGTGAGATCTTCGGCCATGAACGGGGCGCGTTTACGGGGGCCGTAGACCGACGGGCCGGCTGCTTTGAGCTGGCGAACGGCGGGACGATTTTCCTGGATGAGGTCGTCGAGATGCAACTGCCGACCCAGCCGAAATTCCTACGTGTCCTGCAGGGAGAGACGTTCAGAAGGCTGGGAGGAAAAAGTGAGATCGACGTTGACGTTCGCGTCATCGCCGCAACCAATCGGGATCCTGTCGAAGCGGTCAAAGACGGGCTTCTCCGGGAGGACCTGTTCTATCGACTGAACGTGGTCTCCATTGGAATCCCACCTCTCCGCGAGCGAAGCACCGACATCCCTCAACTCGTCGACTATTTCATCATAAAGCACGGTGGGAGCGCGGGAAAGCCGATCCGGGGGATCAGCAACGGAGCCATGCGGCTCCTGATGAACTATCACTGGCCCGGTAATGTCCGACAACTGGAGGCGGTGATCGAGCGGGCAAGCCTGCTCTCTGAAGGGCCTGAGATTCAGCATTATGATCTGCCTATCGAGGTTCGGTTCTTTGACCTTCCGGTCCTGTCTGCCTCATCGAGTATACCCGGCAGTAAGTTCGCCATCGAGATTCCCGAGCAGGGGATTCACTTTGAGGCGCTGGAGCGCGACTTGATCCTGCAGGCTATGGAGAAGTCCGACTGGGTGATCACGAAGGCGGCGCGCCTCCTGGGGTTGAGTTACCGGACCCTGCAGTATCGTCTGGAGAAATTTCAGATCAAACGGGACACAAAGGCCGCCTCCATAACTTCGGAGAGCGGATTCACTGAGCAAGGAGAACAACGGAAAGGGGGGATGTGA
- a CDS encoding conserved protein of unknown function (Evidence 4 : Homologs of previously reported genes of unknown function) produces MGSVVKKRRQKMSKHKHKKLLKRTRHQRRKK; encoded by the coding sequence GTGGGAAGCGTGGTCAAGAAGCGGCGGCAAAAGATGAGCAAGCATAAGCATAAGAAACTGCTGAAGCGGACCAGGCACCAGCGTCGGAAGAAGTAA